In Hymenobacter gelipurpurascens, one DNA window encodes the following:
- the pbpC gene encoding penicillin-binding protein 1C, with protein MKRRTGMRILLGLGLSVLLLLGLDLAFPLPPAPQYSPIVLAADGSVLHANLNPTQKWRMKTELREITPVLRKAILEKEDRWFRWHLGVNPVALVQAAGRNAFGTGRTTGASTITMQVARLLEPKERTFGNKLLEILRATQFELHYSKVEILQLYLNLVPYGGNVEGVKSAALLYFQQTPDYLSLAQTVTLAIIPNRPRGLVLGKNNAAVLQERNRWLRRFGAAGLFPKQDVEDALLEPLDVQRHAAPALAPHLSRRLVRQFPHQAIIRSGLERSKQSKAEDLTRNYVRRLYELGITQAAVLVVNNRTRQVEAYVGSADFRDFGNQGQNDGVVAVRSPGSTLKPFLYALAMDRGLVTPKFLLPDVPTNFQGYRPENFDKHCNGEVTLERALAYSLNIPAVRVLNQLGVPTFTDKLRQAGFQNVTRNRTRLGLSSILGGCGASLEELTNLYVTLADGGRYEKLQLTAPHDSPHSPAPSPRGEGEPDNNGSTESSGSPLSFSGEEGRGGEAPGTALISPSAAFLTTDILAQLTRPDLPLGAASSMRLPKIAWKTGTSYGRRDAWSIGYNKQYTIGVWVGNFSGQGSPALTGSEVATPLLFDLFNALAYNSPNDWYVPPAALDFRLVCAESGLVPSENCPNQVIDYFLPGISSGQRCQHVREVLVSADGAFTYCRACAPAAGYRRELYPNLLPEVVAYKEAQGIPYRRLPVHNPQCQLVRGGLERAPSITSPSANTEYVLNRHEKQQLLLSCTTDNEVRQVSWYVNDQFLRTAAVTERVFVRPTPGTLKISCADDHGRNTDVLVTVTELE; from the coding sequence ATGAAACGGCGCACCGGCATGCGGATTCTGCTAGGCCTAGGCCTCTCCGTGCTGCTTCTGCTCGGCCTAGACCTGGCGTTTCCGTTACCTCCCGCGCCCCAATATTCGCCCATTGTGCTGGCCGCCGATGGCTCGGTGCTGCACGCCAACCTCAACCCCACTCAGAAGTGGCGGATGAAGACGGAGCTGCGCGAGATTACGCCGGTGCTGCGCAAGGCCATACTAGAGAAGGAAGACCGATGGTTTCGGTGGCACTTGGGCGTGAACCCGGTGGCGCTGGTGCAGGCGGCGGGGCGCAACGCGTTTGGCACTGGGCGCACTACCGGGGCCAGTACCATCACCATGCAAGTAGCCCGGCTACTAGAGCCGAAGGAGCGCACGTTTGGCAATAAGCTGCTGGAGATACTGCGCGCCACGCAGTTTGAGCTGCACTACAGCAAAGTCGAGATTCTGCAGCTGTACCTCAATCTTGTGCCCTACGGCGGCAATGTGGAAGGCGTGAAGTCGGCGGCGCTGCTCTACTTTCAGCAAACGCCCGATTACCTGTCTCTAGCCCAGACCGTCACGCTGGCTATCATCCCGAATAGGCCTAGGGGACTGGTGCTGGGCAAGAACAACGCGGCTGTGCTGCAGGAGCGCAACCGTTGGCTCCGGCGCTTTGGTGCGGCGGGGCTGTTTCCGAAGCAGGATGTGGAGGATGCCCTGCTGGAGCCCCTGGACGTGCAACGCCACGCAGCGCCGGCGTTGGCCCCGCATCTGTCGCGGCGACTAGTGCGGCAGTTTCCGCATCAGGCTATAATCCGGAGTGGCCTAGAGCGCAGCAAGCAAAGCAAGGCCGAAGACCTGACGCGCAACTACGTGCGCCGCCTCTACGAGCTGGGCATTACGCAGGCCGCCGTGCTGGTAGTAAATAACCGCACGCGGCAGGTAGAGGCCTATGTGGGCTCCGCTGATTTTCGGGACTTCGGAAACCAGGGCCAGAACGATGGTGTGGTTGCGGTTCGCTCACCGGGCAGCACGCTCAAGCCGTTTCTGTATGCCTTGGCGATGGACAGAGGCCTAGTAACGCCCAAGTTTCTATTGCCTGATGTGCCCACCAACTTCCAGGGCTACCGTCCCGAGAACTTCGACAAGCACTGCAACGGTGAGGTGACACTGGAGCGTGCCCTCGCCTATTCGCTCAATATTCCGGCCGTGCGCGTGCTAAACCAGCTCGGCGTGCCCACCTTCACGGATAAGCTGCGCCAAGCCGGCTTCCAGAATGTCACGCGCAACCGCACGAGGCTAGGCCTCAGCAGCATTCTGGGAGGCTGCGGGGCGAGCCTGGAAGAGCTCACGAACCTATATGTGACGCTGGCTGACGGAGGGCGGTATGAGAAGTTGCAGCTGACGGCACCTCACGATTCGCCTCACTCCCCGGCCCCCTCTCCAAGGGGAGAGGGGGAGCCTGATAACAATGGCAGCACAGAATCGTCAGGCTCCCCCCTCTCCTTTTCCGGAGAGGAGGGCCGGGGGGGTGAGGCGCCCGGAACCGCCCTTATCTCGCCTTCCGCCGCTTTCCTCACCACCGATATCCTCGCCCAGCTTACCAGGCCCGACTTGCCACTTGGCGCCGCCAGCAGCATGCGTCTGCCCAAAATTGCCTGGAAAACCGGCACCAGCTACGGCCGCCGCGACGCTTGGAGCATTGGGTACAATAAGCAGTACACCATTGGCGTCTGGGTGGGCAACTTCAGTGGGCAGGGCAGCCCGGCTCTCACGGGTTCCGAGGTAGCCACGCCCCTACTCTTCGACCTGTTCAATGCCCTGGCCTACAACTCGCCCAACGACTGGTATGTGCCACCGGCAGCGCTGGATTTCCGGCTGGTGTGCGCAGAGAGTGGCCTGGTGCCCAGCGAGAACTGCCCGAATCAGGTTATCGACTATTTTCTACCTGGTATCTCGTCGGGGCAGCGGTGCCAGCATGTGCGGGAAGTGCTGGTATCGGCGGATGGCGCTTTCACGTATTGCCGGGCCTGCGCGCCGGCGGCCGGGTATCGGCGGGAGCTTTACCCGAACCTCCTGCCTGAGGTAGTGGCCTACAAGGAAGCGCAGGGCATTCCGTATCGGCGGCTGCCGGTGCATAACCCACAGTGCCAGCTGGTACGAGGTGGCCTAGAGCGGGCGCCCAGCATCACTTCCCCAAGCGCCAATACGGAGTACGTGCTCAACCGCCACGAAAAGCAGCAGCTCCTGCTCAGCTGCACCACCGACAACGAGGTGCGCCAGGTGAGCTGGTACGTGAACGACCAATTTTTGCGAACAGCGGCGGTTACGGAGCGGGTTTTCGTTCGCCCGACTCCCGGCACCCTGAAGATTTCCTGCGCCGACGACCATGGCCGCAACACCGATGTGCTGGTGACCGTGACGGAGCTGGAATAG
- a CDS encoding TolC family protein, whose protein sequence is MKHIQQALRLLLGLILLAPAWVQAQPTAPPTPANQLTLEQCLQYALQNQPVLRQARIDEETNDADIRIGKAGWLPQLGLNATGQHYFQLPYTVFPNADGVNVPRQIGLKNTSTIGLAATQTIYNNDVQLATRSARPSRQFFQQNTASVRIDVVSDVSKAFYDVLLSQRQLDVLSEDIVRLQRSLKDAKARYDAGIVDKTDYKQAEILLNNSIVARKQAFEAVKAKSAYLKELMGIAGTQPLALQYDTVRLMRDAVLDTTVALDPANRIEVQQLQTQKALQAAQISYYRWGFLPSLSAFGNYNSVFQNNNFGDLYSQRFPSSYAGLQLSLPLFTGGRRLQNLRRERLTDQRIDQDILLTRNRINTEFEQAMASYKSYYADYMIGQRNLDLSREVYSVVNLQYREGIKTYLDVIVAQTTLRTAQLNYYSALFQVLSSKVDLLRAQGNLPTSY, encoded by the coding sequence ATGAAACACATACAACAGGCGCTTCGGCTTCTGCTAGGCCTCATATTGCTTGCTCCGGCCTGGGTACAGGCACAACCTACGGCCCCACCAACGCCTGCCAACCAACTCACGCTGGAGCAGTGCCTGCAATACGCGCTGCAAAACCAGCCGGTGCTGCGCCAGGCCCGCATTGATGAGGAAACCAACGACGCCGACATTCGCATCGGGAAGGCTGGCTGGCTGCCCCAACTGGGCCTCAACGCCACCGGTCAGCACTACTTCCAGCTGCCCTACACGGTATTTCCGAATGCCGATGGCGTGAACGTGCCCCGTCAGATTGGCCTCAAAAACACTTCTACCATTGGCCTGGCCGCCACCCAGACCATCTATAACAACGATGTGCAGCTGGCTACCCGGAGCGCGCGGCCTTCCCGCCAGTTCTTCCAGCAGAACACGGCCAGTGTGCGCATTGATGTGGTATCGGACGTGAGCAAGGCGTTTTATGATGTGTTGCTTTCTCAGCGCCAGCTCGATGTGCTCAGCGAAGACATTGTGCGACTACAGCGCAGCCTGAAAGATGCCAAAGCCCGCTACGATGCCGGTATCGTGGATAAAACTGACTACAAGCAGGCTGAGATTCTGCTCAACAACTCGATAGTGGCCCGCAAGCAGGCCTTCGAGGCAGTAAAGGCGAAATCGGCGTATTTGAAGGAGCTGATGGGTATAGCCGGCACCCAACCGCTGGCCCTGCAATACGACACCGTGCGCCTCATGCGCGATGCCGTGCTGGACACCACCGTAGCCCTCGACCCTGCCAACCGCATTGAGGTGCAGCAGCTGCAAACCCAGAAAGCGCTGCAGGCCGCCCAGATCAGTTATTACCGCTGGGGGTTCCTGCCCTCGCTTTCGGCTTTCGGCAACTACAACTCCGTTTTCCAGAACAACAATTTCGGCGACCTGTACAGCCAGCGCTTCCCGAGCTCTTATGCTGGTTTGCAGCTGAGCCTGCCGCTGTTTACGGGCGGCCGGCGCCTCCAGAACCTGCGCCGCGAACGGCTCACCGACCAGCGCATCGACCAAGATATTCTCCTGACCCGCAACCGCATCAACACCGAGTTTGAGCAGGCCATGGCCAGCTACAAAAGCTACTACGCCGACTACATGATAGGCCAGCGCAACCTCGATTTGTCCAGGGAGGTGTACTCGGTGGTAAACCTGCAGTACCGCGAGGGCATCAAGACGTACCTCGACGTGATTGTGGCCCAAACTACGCTGCGCACGGCCCAGCTTAATTATTACAGCGCCCTGTTTCAGGTGCTGAGCAGCAAAGTGGATTTGCTGCGCGCCCAAGGCAACCTGCCTACCTCCTACTAG
- a CDS encoding efflux RND transporter periplasmic adaptor subunit, with amino-acid sequence MNKTLIALSYAASLLAFASCGKKEDEKAAGPPPATPVTLVAAKATDAVYYDEYPATVVAINNVELRSQVAGFITQIFFKEGEVVQKGKTLYEIDRRKYQAAYQQALAGLASTRATVQNAKVNLDRYQRLAQQDAIAKQIVDNASTAYATAQAQVAVAQANVAAARTDLDYSLIKAPFTGRIGISQVRLGSQVSPGSTLLNTISGEDPMGVDFVITESDLSRFADLQRQAGGKDDSTFRLELPDGSRYTQPGKILAIDRGVNQGTGTVQIRVQFTNPDRKLKDGMSTVLSVLNRQSGRRIVVPYKAVVEQMGENFVFIAGDSSKAYQRKVELGPRLRDQIVVMNGIKEGDKVVTEGLQRLRDGGQIQVGTPAQAQAGGSAPAAAGAK; translated from the coding sequence ATGAACAAGACTCTTATTGCGCTGTCGTACGCTGCCAGCCTGCTGGCCTTTGCGAGCTGCGGCAAAAAAGAAGACGAAAAAGCCGCCGGTCCGCCGCCGGCGACGCCCGTGACCCTGGTAGCTGCTAAAGCTACTGATGCCGTGTATTACGATGAGTATCCGGCTACCGTGGTGGCCATTAATAATGTAGAGCTGCGCAGTCAGGTGGCCGGCTTCATCACCCAGATATTTTTCAAGGAGGGCGAAGTAGTACAGAAGGGCAAAACGCTCTACGAAATCGACCGCCGCAAATACCAGGCGGCCTACCAGCAGGCACTGGCAGGCCTAGCCAGCACCCGGGCCACCGTGCAGAATGCCAAGGTAAACCTCGACCGGTACCAGCGCCTAGCCCAGCAGGATGCCATTGCCAAGCAGATTGTCGATAATGCCTCCACGGCCTACGCCACGGCCCAGGCTCAGGTAGCGGTAGCCCAGGCCAATGTAGCCGCCGCCCGCACCGACCTCGACTATTCCCTGATAAAAGCCCCCTTCACGGGCCGCATTGGCATTTCGCAGGTGCGCCTAGGGTCGCAGGTGAGCCCAGGCTCTACGCTCCTCAACACCATCAGCGGCGAAGACCCCATGGGGGTTGACTTCGTGATTACGGAATCTGACCTCAGCCGCTTTGCCGATTTGCAGCGCCAGGCCGGCGGCAAAGACGACTCTACGTTTCGCCTGGAGCTACCGGATGGCTCGCGTTACACTCAGCCCGGCAAAATTCTGGCTATTGACCGCGGTGTAAATCAAGGAACCGGCACCGTCCAGATTCGGGTGCAGTTCACTAACCCCGACCGCAAGCTGAAAGACGGCATGAGCACCGTGCTGAGCGTGCTGAACCGCCAGTCGGGCCGCCGCATTGTGGTGCCTTACAAAGCTGTGGTGGAGCAGATGGGTGAAAACTTCGTGTTTATCGCCGGCGACAGCAGCAAAGCCTATCAGCGCAAAGTGGAGCTCGGCCCGCGCCTGCGCGACCAGATTGTGGTAATGAACGGCATTAAGGAAGGCGACAAGGTGGTAACCGAAGGCCTCCAGCGCCTCCGCGACGGCGGTCAGATTCAGGTGGGCACGCCCGCCCAGGCGCAAGCCGGCGGCAGTGCCCCCGCAGCTGCCGGAGCCAAGTAA
- a CDS encoding efflux RND transporter permease subunit, giving the protein MIAETFIRRPVTAIVTSLVIVLVGVLAILNLPVGQYPEITPPTVSVSGTYTGADAQTVEQTVATPVEVQVNGTPGMTYLQSNSTSNGQMSMTVNFEVGTDINIAALDVQNRVGIAQPTLPQEVQRLGLVVRKRNPSILMLVAMYAPKGSHNTTFLDNYANVFVKDALLRTKGVGDIVSRADDFSMRVWLNPDKLAQLGVTAQEVTAAIQEQNAQIAAGSIGAPPAQTGQTFEYIVFVKGRLVDTEEFGNIIVRTRPEDGSVVYLKDVARLELGKFNYSSNSFVDGKRAAYLLVYQAPGANALETYENVLATMDQLKKRFPVDLDYVVPFESATVVKVSIEEVLHTLVEALVLVIIVVFLFLQSWRSTLIPVLAIPVSIVGTFILFIPLGFTINTLTMFGFVLAIGIVVDDAIVVVEAVEHNMNERGLSPMEATLQAMREISAPVIAIALILAAVFVPVGFIPGITGRLYQQFAITIAISVIISAFVALSLTPALCVLLLKPHKRDENSTGLDKLFYKFNTWFDKVTGKYGNGVQSGIKHSRLVVIILVCIVAGTGLLFKNKASGFIPTEDEGRLIVTFNLPEASSTERTVSTLKEVMKELSQVKGIKHYAGLGGLNAVNFSSKSNSGTVFCQLQPWEDRKSKEEQLQGLIATVQKRLSRLREANIVVISPPAIPGLGNTGGFSFVLQEREAGGDIKNFDAQLQNFLGALRKRPEIAAPFSFFTANTPGYQLTIDREKAKKLGVSIADIGTALRTYLGSSYVNDFTVYGRNFRVVTQADSMYRADISNLGQYYVRNSSGGMVPLSTLTSYKRSESAPLISHYNLFRSAEINGNAAPGYSSGDAIKALQETAAQSLPAGYGFEFSGLTREELLAGGQTVYIFALSLAFVFLFLAALYESWSVPFSVLLAVPLGAFGAILALTFLPKLTNNIYAQIGLITLIGLSAKNAILIIEFAKERVDKGMPLVDATLEAVRLRLRPIIMTSLAFILGVLPLVFASGAGAQSRQTIGWTVLGGMLSATILAIFIVPVLYVLITRFAYGKEKLAELEANYKPDEEHGGPAPDKPTDEGQHPTPSPA; this is encoded by the coding sequence ATGATTGCAGAAACCTTTATACGGCGCCCCGTCACGGCCATTGTCACCTCCCTGGTGATTGTGCTGGTGGGGGTGCTGGCCATCTTGAACTTGCCCGTAGGCCAGTATCCAGAGATTACGCCGCCTACCGTATCGGTAAGCGGCACCTACACCGGCGCCGATGCCCAGACGGTAGAGCAAACAGTGGCTACCCCCGTGGAAGTGCAGGTAAATGGCACGCCTGGCATGACTTATCTGCAAAGCAACAGCACCAGCAATGGGCAGATGAGCATGACGGTAAACTTTGAAGTCGGCACCGACATCAATATTGCCGCCCTGGATGTGCAGAACCGCGTAGGCATTGCTCAACCTACACTGCCGCAGGAAGTGCAGCGCTTAGGCCTAGTGGTGCGCAAACGTAACCCTAGCATTCTGATGCTGGTGGCTATGTATGCGCCCAAAGGCTCGCACAACACTACCTTCCTCGATAACTACGCCAACGTATTTGTAAAGGACGCTTTGCTCCGCACCAAAGGTGTCGGCGACATCGTGAGCCGGGCCGATGACTTCTCGATGCGCGTGTGGCTGAACCCCGATAAGCTGGCGCAGCTGGGCGTTACGGCCCAAGAAGTAACGGCTGCCATTCAGGAGCAAAACGCCCAGATTGCGGCAGGCTCCATTGGTGCCCCGCCCGCGCAAACCGGCCAGACATTTGAGTACATCGTGTTCGTGAAGGGCCGTTTGGTGGATACCGAGGAGTTCGGCAATATCATCGTCCGGACGCGCCCTGAGGATGGCTCCGTAGTGTACCTCAAGGATGTGGCTCGCCTAGAGCTAGGCAAGTTCAACTACTCCAGCAACTCCTTCGTGGATGGCAAGCGCGCCGCTTATCTACTGGTGTATCAGGCCCCCGGCGCCAACGCCCTCGAAACCTACGAAAACGTGCTGGCCACCATGGATCAGCTCAAAAAGCGGTTTCCCGTCGATCTGGACTACGTGGTGCCGTTTGAGTCGGCTACGGTGGTAAAGGTTTCGATTGAAGAAGTGCTGCACACGCTGGTAGAAGCCTTAGTGCTGGTAATTATTGTGGTGTTCCTGTTCCTGCAAAGCTGGCGCTCCACACTCATTCCGGTGCTGGCTATTCCGGTATCCATCGTCGGCACGTTTATACTGTTTATCCCGCTGGGCTTCACCATCAACACCCTCACTATGTTCGGCTTCGTGCTGGCCATTGGTATTGTGGTCGATGACGCCATTGTGGTGGTAGAGGCCGTGGAACATAACATGAACGAGCGGGGCCTGAGCCCCATGGAAGCCACGCTGCAGGCCATGCGCGAAATCTCGGCCCCGGTTATTGCCATTGCCCTGATTCTGGCGGCGGTATTCGTGCCAGTGGGCTTTATTCCCGGCATCACTGGCCGCTTATATCAGCAGTTCGCTATCACCATTGCCATTTCGGTAATCATCTCGGCCTTCGTGGCACTTTCGCTTACGCCGGCTTTGTGCGTGCTGCTGCTCAAGCCCCACAAACGCGACGAGAACTCCACTGGCCTAGACAAGCTGTTCTACAAGTTCAACACCTGGTTTGACAAGGTGACGGGCAAGTACGGCAACGGCGTACAGAGCGGCATCAAGCACTCACGCCTGGTCGTGATTATTCTGGTCTGCATTGTGGCCGGTACTGGCCTACTGTTCAAGAATAAGGCCTCCGGCTTTATTCCGACCGAAGATGAAGGCCGCCTCATTGTGACCTTCAACTTGCCCGAAGCTTCCTCTACGGAGCGCACCGTGAGCACCCTGAAGGAGGTCATGAAGGAGCTGAGCCAGGTGAAAGGCATCAAGCATTATGCTGGCCTAGGAGGTCTGAATGCCGTAAACTTCTCGTCTAAGTCGAACAGCGGTACCGTATTCTGCCAGCTGCAGCCTTGGGAAGACCGCAAAAGCAAGGAAGAGCAGCTGCAGGGCCTGATTGCAACGGTGCAGAAACGCCTGAGCCGCCTGCGGGAAGCTAATATTGTCGTGATTTCGCCGCCGGCTATTCCGGGCCTCGGCAACACGGGCGGTTTCTCGTTTGTACTGCAAGAGCGCGAAGCGGGCGGCGATATCAAGAACTTTGATGCCCAGCTCCAGAACTTCCTCGGCGCCCTGCGCAAGCGGCCTGAAATTGCGGCGCCATTCTCGTTCTTCACCGCCAACACACCAGGTTACCAGCTCACTATTGATCGTGAGAAAGCCAAGAAGCTGGGCGTATCTATTGCCGACATTGGCACGGCGCTCCGCACCTACCTGGGCTCCTCCTACGTGAACGACTTTACGGTGTACGGCCGCAACTTCCGCGTCGTGACGCAGGCCGACTCCATGTACCGCGCTGATATCAGCAACCTAGGCCAGTACTACGTGCGCAACTCTTCGGGCGGCATGGTTCCCCTGAGCACGCTCACGAGCTACAAACGCTCCGAAAGCGCCCCGCTGATTTCGCACTACAACCTTTTCCGCTCCGCTGAAATCAACGGCAACGCGGCGCCCGGCTACAGCTCCGGCGACGCCATTAAGGCGCTGCAGGAAACGGCGGCGCAGTCGTTGCCGGCTGGTTACGGGTTTGAGTTTTCGGGCCTGACTAGAGAAGAGCTGCTGGCTGGCGGACAAACGGTGTACATCTTTGCCTTGTCTCTGGCCTTCGTGTTCCTGTTTTTGGCCGCGTTGTACGAAAGCTGGTCGGTGCCGTTCTCGGTGCTGCTGGCTGTGCCGCTGGGCGCGTTTGGGGCCATTCTGGCGCTTACGTTCCTGCCCAAGCTCACCAACAACATCTACGCCCAGATTGGTCTGATTACGCTGATTGGTTTGTCGGCCAAAAACGCCATTCTGATTATCGAATTCGCCAAAGAACGGGTGGATAAAGGCATGCCGCTGGTAGATGCTACACTGGAGGCCGTGCGCCTGCGCCTGCGCCCTATCATTATGACGTCGTTGGCCTTTATTCTGGGCGTGCTGCCGCTGGTGTTTGCCTCCGGCGCCGGCGCCCAAAGCCGCCAGACCATCGGCTGGACGGTACTGGGCGGCATGCTCTCGGCTACCATCCTGGCCATCTTCATCGTGC